The following proteins are encoded in a genomic region of Magallana gigas chromosome 1, xbMagGiga1.1, whole genome shotgun sequence:
- the LOC105341927 gene encoding uncharacterized protein, which translates to MDIIWNALFFQRLLCLAIAYENIALNKQAWERYPWKNEMLDWGAQRAVDGRKSNLAASGGECTISDNGKSIAEWRVDLGNILNINRIFIQHRTDNFPWGAKNKHAPRFLGFSVIVSNTTKKNDGVLCFKDRNFTLETIPNPINITCPNFARYVIFYNNRTNRPFPAGYSDYAYNELCEVEVFGCSKFGHYGENCSIPWYENCQPCLCDIESGPRLRNVEEYDGQQSNKSQKANLTWNKIPNTHLIRLGDPDGLSSVFYSFAPLFATLFVISIVFNIIFTIRECRNKVRFKDQKKSKAKNQQRMTADTDIHENIYENTEYQELTEVKTTENYIYDKIR; encoded by the exons ATGGATATCATTTGGAATGCTTTATTTTTCCAGAGGCTCTTATGTTTAGCAATAGCTTATG AAAACATTGCTTTGAATAAACAAGCATGGGAGAGGTATCCCTGGAAAAATGAAATGCTCGACTGGGGAGCGCAACGTGCAGTAGATGGACGGAAATCTAACCTCGCTGCCTCTGGGGGAGAGTGTACAATATCGGACAACGGCAAATCAATAGCAGAATGGAGGGTTGACCTGGGAAATATCCTGAATATAAATCGAATATTCATCCAGCACAGAACGGATAATTTTCCCTGGG GTGCTAAAAACAAACATGCACCTAGGTTTTTGGGATTTTCGGTTATCGTATCAAACACAACTAAAAAGAACGATGGGGTGTTGTGTTTTAAGGACAGAAACTTCACCTTAGAGACAATACCTAATCCAATTAACATAACGTGTCCAAATTTTGCTCGATACGTCATCTTCTACAACAATAGGACCAATCGTCCATTCCCTGCAGGGTATTCAGACTACGCGTACAACGAGCTCTGTGAAGTGGAAGTTTTTG GCTGCTCAAAATTTGGTCATTATGGAGAGAACTGCTCAATCCCATGGTATGAAAACTGTCAACCTTGTCTCTGTGATATCGAATCTGGACCACGACTACGTAATGTTGAGGAATATGATGGTCAACAAAGCAATAAAAGTCAGAAAGCGAACTTGACGTGGAATAAAATTCCTAATA CACACTTGATACGACTCGGTGATCCAGATGGCCTTTCATCAGTGTTCTACAGTTTTGCTCCTTTATTTGCTACTTTATTTGTCATCTCCATTGTATTCAACATTATCTTCACAATCAG AGAATGCAGAAATAAAGTACGTTTTAAGGACCAGAAGAAATCAAAGGCGAAGAATCAACAACGCATGACTGCCGACACTGatattcatgaaaatatttatgaaaatacagAATACCAAGAACTCACAGAAGTGAAAACTACTGAAAATTATATCTATGATAAGATCAGGTGA